A genomic stretch from Pontivivens ytuae includes:
- a CDS encoding Flp family type IVb pilin: MKQELSSFLRDTDGAVTVDWVVLAGAVVALAIGTVAIVEPALDESGQVVSDRIENTVDTMFGS; this comes from the coding sequence ATGAAGCAAGAACTGTCTTCCTTTCTGCGCGACACGGATGGGGCGGTTACCGTCGACTGGGTTGTGCTTGCTGGTGCCGTGGTTGCGCTTGCAATCGGAACCGTCGCGATCGTGGAGCCCGCTCTAGATGAAAGTGGGCAGGTCGTGAGCGACAGAATTGAAAACACTGTGGATACCATGTTTGGATCCTAA
- a CDS encoding lytic transglycosylase domain-containing protein gives MVRTVLRIFVTALGIAVTALPALGQSSIQFRSVSSELANRPRGGVIDLFGGAPASPSVTRPQDSAPWYWEVMSPQRAAADRMRFGEAWRAAAEGPVGRPSAATLTRIAAENRAALDRAYARSSLSQALLLAVIATESAGRADAISPKGAVGLMQLMPGTAREVGVENPLDAAQNIAGGARYLSRQLLAHEGDAILALAAYNAGPGAVDRASGVPAFAETRAYVPKVLAAFAVARDLCLDPPVAPRAECVLDLVTAHPDGESEAEIAAAD, from the coding sequence ATGGTCAGGACAGTACTGCGCATCTTCGTCACTGCGCTTGGGATTGCAGTGACAGCCCTGCCCGCACTGGGGCAATCGTCGATCCAGTTCCGGTCGGTCTCGTCTGAGCTTGCGAACCGGCCGCGGGGTGGGGTCATCGATCTGTTCGGGGGCGCACCTGCCAGCCCGTCCGTCACGCGGCCGCAGGATTCAGCGCCCTGGTATTGGGAGGTGATGTCGCCCCAGCGCGCCGCCGCCGACCGGATGAGGTTCGGGGAGGCCTGGCGCGCCGCCGCCGAAGGTCCCGTCGGACGCCCCAGTGCCGCGACGCTCACCCGGATCGCGGCGGAGAACCGCGCGGCGCTCGACCGGGCCTACGCGCGCAGCAGCCTCTCCCAGGCGTTGCTGCTCGCCGTTATCGCCACCGAGTCCGCCGGGCGGGCCGATGCGATCAGTCCGAAGGGTGCGGTCGGGCTCATGCAGCTCATGCCGGGGACGGCGCGGGAAGTCGGGGTGGAGAACCCGCTCGACGCCGCGCAGAACATCGCGGGCGGCGCACGCTACTTAAGTCGGCAACTCCTCGCTCATGAGGGCGATGCAATTCTGGCGCTCGCGGCGTACAATGCAGGTCCAGGCGCGGTCGATCGCGCCAGCGGCGTCCCGGCCTTCGCCGAAACGAGAGCCTACGTTCCGAAGGTCCTCGCCGCGTTCGCGGTCGCGCGCGATCTGTGCCTCGACCCGCCGGTGGCGCCTCGGGCCGAGTGCGTGCTCGATCTCGTCACGGCCCATCCCGATGGCGAAAGCGAGGCGGAAATCGCCGCGGCCGACTGA
- a CDS encoding Flp family type IVb pilin: MFKFISKFRKEESGAVTVDWVVLAGAVVALAIGVVATVEGGLETAATGVNNQLSNAVNTLQDQNLGS; the protein is encoded by the coding sequence ATGTTCAAGTTCATCAGCAAGTTCCGCAAGGAAGAGTCCGGCGCCGTGACCGTGGACTGGGTTGTGCTCGCGGGCGCTGTTGTGGCTCTGGCCATCGGTGTGGTCGCAACGGTTGAGGGTGGCCTCGAGACTGCAGCAACGGGTGTGAACAACCAGCTGAGCAACGCGGTTAACACCCTGCAGGATCAGAACCTCGGCAGCTAA